Below is a genomic region from Deltaproteobacteria bacterium.
CGATTGATAAAGGAGCATAAGCCTGATCCGGAACTTGTTAAAAAGCATAACGTAGATCCACTCAATAAAGACTGGCAGTTTCCTGAAGGTGCTTTATGGGAGCAATCAGATGTTGTCCATGATATTCTGACATTTCTTGCAGAGCAAATGATTGAAATGAATAAAGAGAAACAGGAGGAGACTAAGGGATACCTTGAATGGCTTGAGAGTCAGCTAAAAATTCAATCAGATGCTGAGGGGAATGCAGGTATTGAGGCCCTTACTGGAAAAACACAGATTAAAAACTATTTGGGCGACTACCAGAAAGGAGAAGAGCATCTCTCGTTTGATCAATTCTGGAAAATTTTGGAGAAAAATAAGACCAGAATCCAGGCAAATCTCAAATCCAGGGAGCTTTATGAAAATATCAGATCAGAATACGAAAAATCCCTCACAAAACTCTTACCCTTAAAAGAAAAACTCCGTAAAACCGACTGGCTCATAGACCAGATCGTTTACAAGCTCTACGGATTGACGGAAGAGGAGATAAAGATCGTGGAGGAAAATCGATAGCAATTAATCTTTAACCCGGATTATTGACGAAAATGGTAAGCGAATTAGAATTCTTCAAGGGGAAAAGGCCCTGGTCTAAGATTAAAGATAGAGTTATCGGAGGTTATTTGGTGCCTTACTTGCGAAAGGTATCAAAACTTAATCGTAAGATAATATTGGTGGATGCATTTGCCGGACCAGCTATTTTTGAGGACGGCACCAAAGGATCCCCATTGATCATTTGCGAAATTGCCGACAAGCATGCTTCTAACCAATATCTCGCAGTTTTCATTAATAAGGATAGAAACAGCCATGTAAAATTGGAAAAAAATTTAAAGAAATATATCCAGAGCGAAAAAGCAATTCCGCTTTACGGAAACGCTCAAGAACTTTTAAAGGTGCTAAAAGATGTTGTTGGGGATGCAACTTTCTTAGTTTATTTGGATCCCTTTGGTCTTAAAGGTTTGGAATTTCCCTCTCTGGAACCTTATTTAGGAAGAGATAGAAGGTTTAGCACGGAAATAATTATAAACATAAGCATGCCCACTTTGCATAGACTGGCAACATATAAGGCTAGGAGCGGAGGAACGGAGAGTATAAAAACGAATATATTAAATCAAAGGCTAACCAAAATTCTTGGTGGTGATTATTGGCAAAGTATCATGTGGTCTAACCTTTCCGCGAATGAAAAAGAGCGTCAAGTAGTAGAAAAATATGTAGGGCTTTTAAAAAGATATTTGCCTTATGCCGGATATTGCCCTGTTAGAGAAAAACCAGATGGCCGCGTAAAGTACTACATTATTTTTTGTTCCCGCCATCAAGATGCTTTGTTCCTGATGAATGACATTATGTATACAGCATACTATGAAACCCTTCACGAAATGGAATGGGGAGGAACTTTATTTGAAGCGTTTGACTGGAAGAAAATTGTCTGCCATGAAAAGGAAATTGAAGAAGAGATCCTGACAATAATCAAAGATAAACCTGGCATAGCACGCAAGGAATGCTGGTTTGAACTGATAAAAACAAACTTCATGAAATGGAATGCCTCTGAATATAAGAAGAATGTTAAGAAACTATTGAAGGAAAATAAAATTATGTCAGATTGTGCGAGGCAAAACGATGACTCGCGTCTTTACCCGATTAATCATAGCAACTTTCGATTAAAAACACTTTCACGTTTAAGGACGCACTATAAAACCTATAAAACACTTGAAGGAGAAAAAGTTGAGCTATTAGAAAAAGTCAATGATGGATCTATCATAACGAGGTTTGATAAAACTGCTTACCCTCAAAGACCATCTGACATTGTTTGCCCGCACTTCTTAGAACTTAAATGGGCCTACGGTTGTCCTTTTGATTGTGCTTGGTGTTACCTTAAAGGGACTTTTCGCTTTCGCCCAGAAAGATTAAAACCAACTTTCAAGCCTCTGGAAAAGGTAAAGCTGCATGTGGATGCTTTCCTTGAACAGGTGGAGACACCTGAGATCCTGAACACAGGCGAAATAGCGGATTCCCTTATGGGTGAAGGGGGTGATTACCCTTTTTCTAAATTCATAATCTCCCTCTTTCAAAGACAAAAGAGACATAAGGTCCTTTTTGTCACAAAATCGGCCAACATAAAGCATCTATTAAAGATTCCAGATCCACAGCAGGCCATAATAAGCTTCAGCCTAAATGCAGAACCAGTAGCTCAAAGATGGGAAAGAAGGGCTCCTTCAGTAATGACAAGAATAGAAGCTGCACGCAAACTTTATGAACACGGCTACGAGGTGAGGATTAGGGTAGACCCAATGGTCCCTGTAGAGGAGTGGGATAGGCACTATCTGTCGGTTGTAGATATCATTTTTGACAGCTTTGTTCCTGAGAGGATAACCCTGGGGTCCTTGCGAGGACTTCAGAGCACCATTAATGGGGTGAAAGATAAGTCATGGACAGTTTATCTCAAAGAAAATTCCAATTGGGGGAAGAAGATAGACTTTAAGACTCGTTATAAAATGTATCAGATGGTGATTAGGCATCTAAAGGATCAACATGATTTCTCAAGAGTGGCCCTTTGTAAAGAGACTGTGGCTATGTGGAAAAAGCTCAAGATGGACTGGAAGCAAGTAAGGTGCAATTGTATATGGTAAAACCTGAAAGAGGTTAATATACCAAAAACAAAAATGGAAGAAGAAGCCAATTTTCTGAATTTGTCCATAAACCATGGCCTCGGGGGCGCAGGGAGACGGAGACGACCCGACCCATCACCGCCGAACTCAAAGAAAAAATGGCACAGGCTGAGAAACTTCGTACCGGGATTGAAAAACAGTTAGAGACCATCAATGCCTTACCGCAGGCTATTTTGAGAAAGGCATTTAGAGGAGAGTTTTAGATGGCTATTTAAATTCACCCCCTAGAAGGGTAATGAACATGAAACTAAGTTATGACCCACGTTACAATATCGCCTATATCAGGTTGAGGGAGAAAATCACCGAAGTTGAGGCGATTCGGGTAAGTGATGAATTGAATGTTGACATATCTCCTGATGGAAAGATCTACGGCATCGAATTGCTCAATGCCAACGAACAGCTCGAAATTGACAAAAACGGTGGTTTGGTTTTAACAGACGAAACTACAGGTAAAACAGTAAGGCTGCCTATTTAGAGAATAGCCCTTGTTCGGAGGGTAGTGGAGGAAGAAGTAGCGCTCTAATGCCTAGAAATGCTCGAAGAATAACCACTCCCCAATCTCT
It encodes:
- a CDS encoding DUF2283 domain-containing protein, whose protein sequence is MKLSYDPRYNIAYIRLREKITEVEAIRVSDELNVDISPDGKIYGIELLNANEQLEIDKNGGLVLTDETTGKTVRLPI
- the tcmP gene encoding three-Cys-motif partner protein TcmP, producing the protein MVSELEFFKGKRPWSKIKDRVIGGYLVPYLRKVSKLNRKIILVDAFAGPAIFEDGTKGSPLIICEIADKHASNQYLAVFINKDRNSHVKLEKNLKKYIQSEKAIPLYGNAQELLKVLKDVVGDATFLVYLDPFGLKGLEFPSLEPYLGRDRRFSTEIIINISMPTLHRLATYKARSGGTESIKTNILNQRLTKILGGDYWQSIMWSNLSANEKERQVVEKYVGLLKRYLPYAGYCPVREKPDGRVKYYIIFCSRHQDALFLMNDIMYTAYYETLHEMEWGGTLFEAFDWKKIVCHEKEIEEEILTIIKDKPGIARKECWFELIKTNFMKWNASEYKKNVKKLLKENKIMSDCARQNDDSRLYPINHSNFRLKTLSRLRTHYKTYKTLEGEKVELLEKVNDGSIITRFDKTAYPQRPSDIVCPHFLELKWAYGCPFDCAWCYLKGTFRFRPERLKPTFKPLEKVKLHVDAFLEQVETPEILNTGEIADSLMGEGGDYPFSKFIISLFQRQKRHKVLFVTKSANIKHLLKIPDPQQAIISFSLNAEPVAQRWERRAPSVMTRIEAARKLYEHGYEVRIRVDPMVPVEEWDRHYLSVVDIIFDSFVPERITLGSLRGLQSTINGVKDKSWTVYLKENSNWGKKIDFKTRYKMYQMVIRHLKDQHDFSRVALCKETVAMWKKLKMDWKQVRCNCIW